From Strix uralensis isolate ZFMK-TIS-50842 chromosome 1, bStrUra1, whole genome shotgun sequence, a single genomic window includes:
- the NXPH1 gene encoding neurexophilin-1 isoform X1, whose protein sequence is MQAVYWYAVLLLQPTLYLVTCANLTNGGKTELLKSGSSKSTLKHIWTESSKDLSISRLLSQTFHGKENDTDLDLRYDAPETYSEQDLWDWLRNSTDLQEPRPRAKRRPIVKTGKFKKMFGWGDFHSNIKTVKLNLLITGKIVDHGNGTFSVYFRHNSTGQGNVSVSLVPPTKIVEFDLAQQTVIDAKDSKSFNCRIEYEKVDKATKNTLCNYDPSKTCYQEQTQSHVSWLCSKPFKVICIYISFYSTDYKLVQKVCPDYNYHSDTPYFPSG, encoded by the coding sequence gttaCCTGTGCAAATTTAACAAATGGAGGAAAAACAGAACTTCTAAAATCAGGAAGCTCCAAATCCACACTAAAGCACATATGGACAGAAAGTAGCAAAGACTTGTCCATCAGCCGACTTCTGTCACAGACTTTTCATGGAAAGGAAAATGATACAGATTTGGACCTGCGATACGATGCCCCAGAAACTTATTCTGAGCAAGATCTCTGGGACTGGCTGAGGAACTCCACAGACCTGCAAGAGCCTCGGCCCAGAGCAAAGAGACGGCCCATCGTCAAGACTGggaaatttaagaaaatgtttggCTGGGGCGATTTTCATTCCAACATCAAGACTGTGAAGCTAAATCTGTTAATAACAGGGAAAATCGTTGACCATGGCAATGGGACGTTTAGTGTTTACTTCAGGCATAACTCCACTGGTCAAGGGAATGTATCTGTGAGCCTAGTGCCCCCTACAAAAATAGTGGAATTTGACTTGGCACAACAGACGGTGATTGATGCCAAAGATTCCAAGTCCTTTAACTGTCGAATTGAGTATGAAAAGGTTGACAAGGCTACCAAGAACACACTCTGCAACTATGATCCTTCAAAAACCTGTTATCAGGAGCAGACCCAGAGCCATGTGTCATGGCTCTGCTCTAAGCCCTTTAAAGTAATCTGtatttacatttccttttatAGTACAGATTATAAACTAGTACAGAAGGTGTGTCCTGATTACAACTACCACAGTGACACACCCTACTTCCCATCAGGGTGA
- the NXPH1 gene encoding neurexophilin-1 isoform X2 produces MEIAAGLSKKKTSSLVTCANLTNGGKTELLKSGSSKSTLKHIWTESSKDLSISRLLSQTFHGKENDTDLDLRYDAPETYSEQDLWDWLRNSTDLQEPRPRAKRRPIVKTGKFKKMFGWGDFHSNIKTVKLNLLITGKIVDHGNGTFSVYFRHNSTGQGNVSVSLVPPTKIVEFDLAQQTVIDAKDSKSFNCRIEYEKVDKATKNTLCNYDPSKTCYQEQTQSHVSWLCSKPFKVICIYISFYSTDYKLVQKVCPDYNYHSDTPYFPSG; encoded by the coding sequence gttaCCTGTGCAAATTTAACAAATGGAGGAAAAACAGAACTTCTAAAATCAGGAAGCTCCAAATCCACACTAAAGCACATATGGACAGAAAGTAGCAAAGACTTGTCCATCAGCCGACTTCTGTCACAGACTTTTCATGGAAAGGAAAATGATACAGATTTGGACCTGCGATACGATGCCCCAGAAACTTATTCTGAGCAAGATCTCTGGGACTGGCTGAGGAACTCCACAGACCTGCAAGAGCCTCGGCCCAGAGCAAAGAGACGGCCCATCGTCAAGACTGggaaatttaagaaaatgtttggCTGGGGCGATTTTCATTCCAACATCAAGACTGTGAAGCTAAATCTGTTAATAACAGGGAAAATCGTTGACCATGGCAATGGGACGTTTAGTGTTTACTTCAGGCATAACTCCACTGGTCAAGGGAATGTATCTGTGAGCCTAGTGCCCCCTACAAAAATAGTGGAATTTGACTTGGCACAACAGACGGTGATTGATGCCAAAGATTCCAAGTCCTTTAACTGTCGAATTGAGTATGAAAAGGTTGACAAGGCTACCAAGAACACACTCTGCAACTATGATCCTTCAAAAACCTGTTATCAGGAGCAGACCCAGAGCCATGTGTCATGGCTCTGCTCTAAGCCCTTTAAAGTAATCTGtatttacatttccttttatAGTACAGATTATAAACTAGTACAGAAGGTGTGTCCTGATTACAACTACCACAGTGACACACCCTACTTCCCATCAGGGTGA